In Nonomuraea sp. NBC_00507, the following are encoded in one genomic region:
- a CDS encoding DivIVA domain-containing protein — protein sequence MHPHQDGHDHTPTEVLDERQVRTYLTNPATVLDPTAVRNQVFTVVRLREGYDLTEVDAFLGHVEASLGVLLRENAELRARNTSDVRSKADSARIIALAQETADRAVAAARQEADRITREARDQAEALIEESLDQAAAQQALERQVHSLNRSVTDYRERMANTLQTQLSQIEDLLAELTEIGDSRQTSPSDADPIIDRQPHV from the coding sequence ATGCACCCACACCAGGACGGGCATGACCACACCCCTACCGAAGTGCTCGACGAGCGCCAAGTCCGCACGTACCTGACGAATCCCGCGACGGTGCTGGACCCGACCGCGGTCCGCAACCAGGTCTTCACCGTGGTCCGCCTGCGGGAGGGGTACGACCTGACCGAGGTGGACGCCTTCCTCGGCCACGTGGAGGCCTCACTCGGAGTGCTCCTGCGAGAGAACGCCGAACTGCGCGCTCGCAACACTTCGGATGTGCGGTCGAAAGCCGATTCCGCCCGGATCATCGCCCTGGCCCAAGAGACGGCCGATCGCGCGGTCGCCGCCGCCCGTCAGGAGGCGGACCGCATCACGCGGGAGGCCCGCGACCAGGCCGAAGCTCTCATCGAGGAGTCCCTGGACCAGGCCGCGGCTCAGCAAGCATTGGAGCGGCAGGTCCACTCGCTGAATCGCTCGGTGACCGACTATCGCGAGCGCATGGCGAACACTCTGCAGACCCAGCTGAGCCAGATCGAGGACCTCCTCGCCGAGCTGACCGAGATAGGCGACAGCCGGCAGACCTCCCCCTCCGACGCCGATCCGATCATCGATCGCCAGCCGCATGTATAG
- a CDS encoding pectinesterase family protein, translating to MRTQNLSKARRWIILTATALVLQAGVVSPATATPQPTVAADGSGTYTTVQAAIDAVPNGNTSPVTITVAPGTYREIVTVPSNKPYITLRGLGRSPESTVIVNNRHAGEYGTTGSSTMFVYGHDFTARNLTIANDFDESTATSGGQAVALYTRADRAVYRDIRVLGDQDTLYARAGRAYFRNCYVEGTVDFIFGEASAVFDRCDIYQKRLTGGPITAASTPAASTYGFLFYRSTITGAADNVTQLGRPWRPDAQVLYRESWLSSTIATAQPWINMSANSWTAARFFEYRNTGPGAAVHGNRPQLADADAENYTPQKYLAGSDGWDPFDL from the coding sequence ATGAGAACACAGAACCTCAGCAAGGCACGTCGCTGGATCATCCTTACCGCCACTGCGTTAGTGCTGCAGGCGGGCGTGGTGTCGCCCGCCACTGCCACGCCTCAGCCGACAGTGGCCGCCGACGGGAGCGGGACGTACACCACCGTCCAGGCCGCCATCGACGCCGTGCCGAACGGCAACACCAGCCCGGTCACCATCACCGTCGCGCCCGGCACCTATCGGGAGATCGTCACGGTGCCGTCGAACAAGCCGTACATCACGCTGCGCGGGCTTGGCCGCTCGCCCGAGAGCACCGTCATCGTGAACAACCGCCACGCCGGAGAGTACGGCACAACGGGCAGCTCGACCATGTTCGTCTACGGCCACGACTTCACCGCCCGCAACCTGACCATCGCCAACGACTTCGACGAGAGCACTGCCACCAGCGGCGGGCAGGCGGTGGCGCTGTACACCCGGGCGGACCGTGCCGTCTATCGCGACATCCGCGTGCTCGGCGACCAGGACACCCTCTACGCCCGTGCCGGCCGTGCCTACTTCAGGAACTGCTACGTGGAAGGCACCGTCGACTTCATCTTCGGCGAAGCCAGCGCCGTCTTCGACCGCTGCGACATCTACCAGAAGCGGCTCACCGGCGGTCCGATCACTGCGGCGAGCACTCCTGCGGCGAGCACCTACGGATTCTTGTTCTACCGGTCGACCATCACCGGCGCCGCCGACAACGTCACCCAGCTCGGCCGGCCATGGCGCCCGGATGCGCAGGTGCTGTACCGGGAATCGTGGCTGTCATCCACCATCGCCACCGCACAGCCGTGGATCAACATGTCCGCGAACTCCTGGACCGCCGCCCGGTTCTTCGAGTACCGCAACACCGGACCCGGGGCTGCCGTCCATGGCAACCGTCCTCAGCTGGCCGACGCCGACGCCGAGAACTACACCCCACAGAAGTACCTCGCCGGCTCGGACGGATGGGACCCCTTTGACCTCTGA
- a CDS encoding ATP-binding protein has translation MRTFVGRAEELAALEAWWAGSAPRPAMVWGRRRVGKTALIEKFAEGKRMVFHTAARRPMVDELRELSSRMAPAAAESLRDLRERPYERWEDLLDGLAELARDEPLLLVLDEFPELIAASPALPTILRAFLDRSQGHTRLRILICGSSVRVMAAMQDYREPLYGRFDESVLLHPFRPVEAAAMLPGLPPTDRALVYGITGGMPLYLQWWQQDLSVRENLRTLACRPGALLLTEGERVLGTEIETGDKPAAILYALAAGRTKHHEIEDAIRAEASRTLERLITMRLVERLIPVTEDPARSKRRIYRIADNFLAFYLGILSHYRAEIERGLGATIVDALLNDLDDHMGAIYEEAFRDHLRRLAVEGRLGPAVVAVGPWWRHDGQDQLDAVVLAKQGRTRKPILAGESKWARQVDAARIRRGLERKVADLADPDELRYAVCARETLINLDDDVLGITAADIFAP, from the coding sequence GTGCGGACCTTCGTTGGCAGGGCTGAGGAGTTGGCGGCGCTCGAAGCGTGGTGGGCGGGCTCCGCGCCGCGTCCGGCCATGGTGTGGGGGCGGCGGCGCGTCGGAAAGACCGCGTTGATCGAGAAGTTCGCCGAAGGCAAGCGGATGGTCTTTCACACCGCGGCGCGGCGGCCCATGGTGGACGAGCTCCGGGAGTTGTCGAGCCGGATGGCACCGGCGGCGGCGGAGTCGCTTCGTGATCTGCGGGAGCGGCCGTACGAGCGTTGGGAAGATCTACTCGACGGCCTTGCGGAGCTGGCCCGGGACGAGCCGCTGCTCCTCGTTCTGGACGAGTTTCCCGAGCTGATCGCCGCCTCGCCCGCGTTGCCGACGATTCTGCGGGCGTTTCTGGACCGATCGCAGGGGCACACCCGCCTGCGGATCTTGATCTGCGGATCCTCGGTCCGGGTGATGGCGGCGATGCAGGACTACCGCGAGCCGCTGTACGGCCGGTTCGACGAGAGCGTTCTGCTGCATCCGTTCCGCCCCGTTGAGGCGGCCGCGATGCTTCCTGGCCTGCCTCCGACGGATCGTGCGCTGGTGTACGGGATCACTGGCGGGATGCCGCTCTACCTGCAGTGGTGGCAGCAGGATCTCTCGGTACGGGAGAACCTGCGGACACTGGCCTGCCGCCCCGGGGCGCTCCTGCTCACCGAGGGGGAGCGGGTCCTGGGGACCGAGATCGAAACCGGTGACAAGCCGGCCGCCATCCTCTACGCCCTGGCCGCAGGACGGACGAAGCACCATGAGATCGAAGACGCCATCCGGGCGGAGGCGAGCCGCACTCTAGAGCGCCTGATCACCATGCGACTCGTGGAACGCCTGATCCCGGTCACCGAGGACCCGGCGCGCAGCAAGCGGCGCATCTACCGGATCGCCGACAATTTCCTGGCGTTCTACCTGGGGATCCTGTCGCACTACCGAGCCGAGATCGAGCGCGGCCTCGGGGCGACGATCGTCGACGCCCTGCTGAACGACCTCGATGACCACATGGGGGCCATCTACGAGGAGGCGTTCCGCGATCACCTGCGACGACTGGCGGTCGAAGGACGGCTCGGCCCCGCGGTCGTCGCGGTCGGACCCTGGTGGCGGCACGACGGCCAAGACCAGCTCGACGCCGTCGTCCTGGCCAAGCAGGGCAGGACGAGAAAGCCCATCCTGGCCGGAGAGTCGAAATGGGCGCGGCAGGTGGATGCGGCGCGCATCCGCCGGGGACTGGAACGCAAGGTCGCCGACCTCGCGGATCCAGACGAGTTGCGCTACGCCGTCTGCGCGAGAGAAACGCTGATCAACCTGGACGACGACGTCCTCGGCATCACCGCTGCGGACATCTTCGCCCCCTGA
- a CDS encoding pectate lyase family protein — MTTARHAALAAATLTLLAATAPPASAASGHAGGGYHIVNAETGQCLDIKLREQPCRGRTAELRLKAAAGGQVHLVNGANRSSAEVTLTYAGDGKYRIADRLWTFRPVGGPRHWSDQADGFAAGTTGGEGGQVVTVTTQEELNTYVTAAEPYIIKVAGPIEISPKGTELKVASNKTIIGVGTAGEIVGGGFFLGATTSNVIIRNLTIRDTLMPEDDPDDKDFDYDAIQIDSATKVWIDHNRLARMNDGLLDSRKDATDITVSWNQFLDNNKTLGIGWTANLITRMTLHHNWFARTNQRNPSGGNLLNMHMYSNYLQDIRSYGNWARGETKGVIEHSLFHNVADPYFVDPAGELVQRGNVVTGTSSWRDGLIKEQGDAFDPASFYSYTLDPATALPTLLAEFSGPQPTIGL; from the coding sequence GTGACCACTGCGCGTCATGCCGCCCTGGCGGCTGCCACCCTGACCTTGCTCGCCGCCACCGCGCCCCCGGCCTCAGCTGCCTCAGGCCACGCGGGCGGCGGCTACCACATCGTCAACGCCGAGACCGGCCAGTGCCTGGACATCAAGCTCCGGGAGCAGCCCTGCCGTGGCCGCACCGCCGAGCTCCGCCTGAAGGCCGCGGCGGGCGGTCAGGTCCACCTGGTCAACGGCGCGAACCGCAGCTCCGCCGAGGTCACCCTGACCTACGCGGGCGACGGCAAGTATCGGATCGCCGATCGGCTCTGGACCTTCCGCCCGGTGGGCGGGCCCCGCCACTGGTCCGACCAGGCGGATGGCTTCGCCGCGGGCACCACGGGAGGCGAGGGCGGCCAGGTCGTCACCGTGACCACCCAGGAAGAGCTGAACACCTACGTCACGGCCGCCGAGCCGTACATCATCAAGGTCGCCGGCCCGATCGAGATCAGTCCGAAGGGGACCGAGCTCAAGGTGGCCTCCAACAAGACCATCATCGGGGTCGGTACGGCAGGCGAGATCGTCGGCGGCGGCTTCTTCCTCGGCGCCACGACGAGCAACGTGATCATCCGGAACCTGACGATCCGCGACACCCTCATGCCCGAGGACGACCCGGATGACAAGGACTTCGACTACGACGCCATCCAGATCGACTCCGCGACGAAGGTCTGGATCGACCACAACCGGCTCGCCCGGATGAACGACGGCCTGCTCGACAGCCGCAAGGACGCCACCGACATCACGGTGTCGTGGAACCAATTCCTGGACAACAACAAGACCCTCGGCATCGGCTGGACGGCCAACCTCATCACGCGGATGACTCTCCACCACAACTGGTTCGCCCGCACCAACCAGCGCAACCCCAGCGGCGGCAACCTGCTCAACATGCACATGTACAGCAACTACCTGCAGGACATCAGGTCGTACGGCAACTGGGCGCGCGGCGAGACCAAGGGCGTGATCGAGCACAGCCTCTTCCACAACGTGGCCGACCCCTACTTCGTCGATCCCGCCGGCGAGCTGGTCCAGCGGGGCAACGTCGTCACCGGCACGAGCTCCTGGCGCGACGGTCTCATCAAGGAGCAGGGGGACGCCTTCGACCCGGCGAGCTTCTATTCCTACACCCTCGACCCCGCCACCGCCCTTCCCACGTTGCTGGCCGAGTTCTCCGGCCCGCAGCCCACCATCGGCCTTTGA